The stretch of DNA CGTGCCCGTCGCGGCCGCCACCATTGGCACCCAGACCGGCGAGCTCGAGGGAGGACTGCCCGCGGCTCTCATCCTCGGGGCGCTGATCACCGTCGCCGCGGTGTCCGTCGCGGCGCGCTTCCTGCCCGCGCCACCCACCGCGACCGGGGCGGAGAACGACGCGACGGGCAGACTGGACCCATGACCTCCCCGAGCGACTCCGCCGTCGCCGTCTACCTGGACTTCGACAACATCGTCATCTCGCGCTACGACCAGGTGCACGGCAAGCAGTCCTTCTGGCGTGACCGCGACGCCGGCTTCGACGAGGCCAGGCTCCAGGCCGCCGAGGTCGACGTCCACGCGATCCTCGACTACGCCTCCTCCTTCGGCCGGCTCGCCCTGACGCGGGCGTACGCCGACTGGTCGATGCCGTTCAACGTGCGCTACAAGAAGCAGCTGGTCGACCGCGCCATCGACCTCGTGCAGCTGTTCCCGGCCTCGGGCTCCAAGAACGGCGCCGACATCCGGCTGGCCGTCGACGCCCTCGAGGACATGGGCCGCATGCCGCAGGTCGGGACGGTCGTGCTGGCCGCCGGCGACTCCGACTACATCCCGCTGGCCCAGCGGCTGAAGCGCATGGGCCGCTACGTCGTGGCGGTGGGTGTGGCCGGAGCCACCAGCCGCTCCCTCGCCGCCGCGTGCGACGAGCTCCTCACGTACGACAACCTCCCGGGCCTGGCCGATCGCGGTGACGAGGCCGAGGTCGAGAAGGCCTCTCCCCCGCCGCGCAGGACGGCGAAGAAGTCCTCGCGCCGGTCGTCCGGGGGGAAGGCCGCCGCCGAGCCCGAGCAGGAGGCCGAGGTGTCGGAGTCCCCGGCGGACACCGCGCCCGTGCTGAAGCCCGTGTTCGTCCCCGCGGGCGGCGCGGTCGACGACGAGGATGACGAGCTCGCGCTGACCCGCCAGGCCACGCGGCTGCTGCTGCGCGCCCTGCGCCTGCTGGGCGAGAAGGACTCCGAGGACGAGTGGATCCACTCGGGCACGGTCAAGAGCCAGATGAAGCGGATGGACTCGTCCTTCAACGAGAAGGACCTCGGCTTCAAGACATTCACGGACTTCCTGAAGTCGCGGAACTCCGTCGTGGAGGTCGACGAGGCCAACCAGCGGCGCAAGGTGCGACTTCGTCCGGGGCACTGATTGGCCCGGCGGGGGTCCATGCACTAGGCTGGAGTCAGTTGCATGGCATGACTCGGCAGATTGATGGTCGAGCCTCGTTGAGGCTTTTCGGTTTTCTCTTTGGTTCGAAGTGACGCGTGACAACAAGACGTACGCGATTCACGAGTGCGCACAACCTCCCAAGGAGACAACATGGCTACCGGAACTGTGAAGTGGTTCAACTCTGAAAAGGGCTTCGGCTTCATCGCGCCCGACGACGGCGGCGAGGACCTGTTCGCGCACTTCAGCGAGATCCAGGGCTCGGGCTACCGTTCGCTCGAGGACAACCAGAAGGTCGAGTTCGAGGTGACGCAGGGCCAGAAGGGCCTGCAGGCCGCCAAGATCCGCGCGATCTGAGCTTTCGCAACGCGAGAACTCCACGGAAAGCCCCCGCTTCGGCGGGGGCTTTCCTCTTTCCCTGGCGCCGGACCCCGGTGGGCAGCGTTACCGATCTCCAGCGCCGAGGCGCTGTCCGTCGCGGCCGGCCTCGGCGCCGATGGCACGCAGCTGGTCCTCCAGCTCAGGAGAGTTGTGGTGGCTGAGGTGCACGGCCACCACTCGGGTCGCGTCGTCCACCAGCCCCTCCGCACGCAGTGCCGCCACCGACCGGGCGAAGGTCGTCAGGCCGAGGTGCCGTTGTCCCGCAAGGTCGAGCCGGTCGCCGAATGTCTGCTCCATCAGCACGACGTCGAGCCGCCGCTCGCCGATCAGCTCCAGAGCCCCCTCGGCCCACGGGCCGGTGTCGCAGGCGTACAACAGGGACCGCTCCGCGTCGATCCGGTAGAGCACCGCCTCGCCGAGCGCCTCGTGGGCCGCCGGGACGACCGTGATCCGGTACTCCCCCGCGGCGAACCCGTCGCCCGCCGTCACCTCGACGAGCCGCACCGCGGTCTGGTCGGGCGCGAGCCAGTCGCGGCACCGCTCGATCGCCGGCGCCGGTCCGTACACGGTCAGCGGCCGGTCGGTGACCCAGCCCCGGTGCAGCAGGAAGGCGGGATCGAGGTGGTCGGAGTGGGCGTGCGAGACGAGCACCGTGTGCACGTCGACGAGGTCGACTCCCGCGCGCAGGGCCTGGCGCGCGGCCTCCGGCCCCGGGTCGATCCACACCTGCCCGTCGAGCAGGACACTCGTGGGGGTCCGCAGCTCACCGCGCTCGCGCATCGTCGTGCACGAGTCGCACCGGCAGAACGGCGACGGCCACCCGTCGGCCGAGCCCGTCCCCATCAGCAGTACGTCCACGATGTCCGCGTCAGTCGTGCGCCGGCGCCTCGCCGCGCAGCCCCGGCGAGCACATGACCTTCTCGGGCGTGATCGCGATGACGACGCGACGCGGGTTCTCCTTGGGCTGGCGGTAGCGCTGGGCGTAGAGGTTCTCGGCCAGCGTGATCGACTCGCGGTCGCGCAGGATCTCGGCCGTGCCGGCGATGCTGAGCCACTGGGGTCCGGCCACCTGGGCCACCGTGGCGCGCGGGTCGCGCTCGACGTTGCGGACCTTCTGGCTGCCGTCCATCGTCGTGATCCGCACGACTCCCTCGTGCACCGTGAAGCCGACCGCGACCACGTGGATGCGGCCACCCGGTCCGATCGTCGACAGGGTCGCCAGGTGGCGGTCGGTCAGGAAGTCACCCTCGGGCAGCCAGACGTCGGTCATGGGCTCCATCATCGCGGGCCCGCCTCGGCCGCTCGGCCCGGGTGCCGGATCGTAGGCTGAAGGGCGTGTCGATCTCTCCCGTCTCCCCTGCCGCGACCTTGCCACTGCCTCACGGCCCCGCGTGGCGGAACCGCTGGACGCTGGCTCCCCTCACGAACAAGCAGAGCCACGTCGACGGGACCTTGTCCGACGACGAGTACGCGTGGCTGGTCGCGCGGGCGCACGGCGGATTCGGCCTCGTGATGACCTGCGCGGCGTACGTGTCGCCCGAGGGACAGGCCTGGAGGGGACAGCTCGGCATCAGCGACGACCGGCACGACGCGGGCCTGCGGCGACTGGCCGACGGGATCCGCGAGCTCGGGGCCGTCTCGTCGATCCAGCTGCACCACGGCGGGATGCGCGCCGACGCGACGGTGACGGGACGCCCCACGGTCGCACCGTGGGCCGATCCCGAGCGCGGAGTCGAGGCGCTCTCGACGAGCGACGTGCAGCGGGTGATCGACGACTTCGTGCGCGCGGCGGTGCGGGCCGAGGACGCCGGCTTCGACGGGGTGGAGATCCACGGCGCCCACGGCTACGTGCTGTGCCAGTTCCTCGACGCGCGCAAGAACCACCGCACCGACGGGTACGGCGGATCGCTCGACGGACGGAGCCGGCCGCTGCGCGAGGTGCTGAGTGGGATCCGCGCCGCGACCGGGCCCGACTTCCAGGTGGGCGTGCGCGTGTCGCCCGAGGGCTACGGGATCACGGTGGCCGACTCGCGCGCCCTGGTCGAGCAGCTGCTCGTCTCGGGTGACGCCGACTACGTCGACCTCTCGCTCTGGGACGTGGCCAAGGCGCCCCGCGAGCCCGACGTGGACGGCCTGCTGATCGACCAGTACCTCGACCTGCCGCGCCACGGCACCCGTCTCGGGGTCGCCGGGAAGATCCTCTCGGCGCAGGACGCCGACTGGTGCCTCGCGCGCGGAGCCGACTTCGTCACGGTGGGCACGGCCGCGATCATCCACCACGACCTGCCGCGGCTCGTGGCGCAGTCGCCGGACTTCGTGAGCGACCCGCAGCCGTTCAGCCGCGACCGCCTGCGGCAGGAGCACCTCAGCCCGACGTTCATCGACTACCTCGCCGAGGGCTGGGACGACTTCGTCGCCTGAGGGCCACACAACGCACTGAGGCCGCCCCCGATGGGGGCGGCCTCAGTCTGCATGACACTCACGAGGAGCAAGGGTGGAGCTGCCGGGAATCGAACCCGGGTCCTCTGGCGCTGAAACAGGTCTTCTCCGGGTGCAGTTCGTCTGACGCTTTTCTCAGCCCCGGTGCTCGGACGAACGCGTCACCGACAGGCTCAGTAGCGAAAAAGTCCCGATCTGGCCGCGCTACACGATCAGATCAGCAAGTCCTCTAGATGAGATGGACGATCCGGGACGAGGACGCTCCCGGGTCCACCCTCCGCAAGTCGCTGTCAGGCAGCGAGGGCGAAGTCAGTGCGCTTGGAATCGGCACTTATGGGTTTGCAACGAACGTTAAAGAGATGACGTTGCCTTCTCTACCCGCTTCTCCTGGATTCGAACGACCACAGTCGAAACCGATCAGCCCCTCTGAAATTGTCAATACACCCATACTAACCGCCCCACCGCGCGATTTGTTCCGTCTCGTTCACGAGGGGCCTAGCGTGGACCCGAGACATCCTCGAGGAGTGCCGATGGACGTGCTGGAGTTCGCCGATGCCGGTGCGTGGGACGACTGGCTGGAGCAGCACCACGCCACCGCGCCCGAGGCGTGGCTGAGGATCCGGCGCAAGAACGCCGACGTCGCCCTGCTGACCATCGGCGACGCACTCGACGGTGCCCTGTGCCACGGCTGGATCGACGGCCTGCGGCGGTCGCTCGACGCGGTCTCGTTCCTGCAGCGCTCCTCGCCGCGGCGGGCCCGGAGTCCGTGGTCGCAGGTGAACGTCGCCAAGGTCGAGGCGCTGGAAGCGGCCGGCCGGATGCGTCCGGGTGGCCTCGAGCAGGTGGCCGCGGCACGGGCGGACGGCCGGTGGGACGCGGCGTACGTGCGCCAGGCGGAGGCGCAGGTGCCACCCGACCTGGCCGCCGCGCTGACCGCGGCTCCCCTCGCGGCGGAGGCGTTCGAGGGACTGGGGCTCACCGCGCGCTACGCCATCGTGCTGCCGGTGCTCAAGGCCAGGACGCCCGCGGCACGGGCGCGCCTCGTCCAGCGGTCGGTCGCGCAGCTGTCCGCCCGCCCCGGCGACTGACCCTTCCGCCGGGTGGCGCAGACGGGGGTCGCGAGTGGCGGGCGGGTCAGGCCGAGCCGGTGCCGAACAGGTCGGCGCCGTTGTGCCAGAGGACGGCGCGCATCCAGTCGTCGCCGAGGCCGAGCCGGTCGAGGGCCTCGACCTGGTGGGCGTACGGGTACGGGATGTTCGGGAAGTCGCTGCCGAACACGATCTTGTCCTGCAGGGCCAGCAGGCGCTGCGGGTCGGCCGGCGGCGGGTCGGGGAAGAAGTCGACGAACGTCATGGTGGTGTCGAGGCGCACGTTCTCGAAGCGCTCGGCCAGGTCGCAGAACGCGTCGACCTCGGGCATCCCCAGGTGCGCGATCACCAGCGGCAGCCGCGGGAAGCGCTCCAGCACGGCGGCCACCCCTCGCGGACCCGTGTGGGGGCCGGGCATGGGACCCGATCCGGCGTGCAGGACCACCGGCACCTGTGCCTGCTCGATCGCCGCCCAGACCGGGTCGAGCAGCGGGTCGTCGGCGGCGAACTCCCCCACCTGCAGGTGGGCCTTGAACGCGCCGACACCCTCGGCGATCACCGCGGGCACGTACTCGGCCGCCTCGGGCTCGGGGAAGAAGGTGGCGGACCGCACCGAGTCAGGGACCCGCTCCGCGAAGCCCGCGAGCCAGTCGTTCATGAAGCCCGCGATGCCCGGCTTGTGCGCGTACGACAGCGCGGTGAACCGCTTCACGCCGAGCGCCCGCAGCGTCTCGACGCGCTCCTCGTCGCTGGTGCGGTAGTGGATCGGCCACGGCCGGCCGAGCTTCGGCCCGGCGGCGTCGAAGTACGCCCACACCTTCGCCAGCACCGGCGGGGCCATGAAGTGCACGTGCACGTCGACGATCCCCGGCACCCCCAGCCGCTCCAGGTACGCGGTGAGGTCGGCGTCCTGCCAGGTCATATGCCCTTGAGGCGGCGACCCACCTCGCGCTCGGCGTCGCGCGACGCCTGACGCTCGGCGATGGCGTGGCGCTTGTCGAACGACTTCTTGCCGCGGGCCAGCGCGATCTCGACCTTCGCCCGGCCGTCCTTGAAGTACAGGCTCAGCGGGATGATCGTGAGGCCCTTGGACTGCGTGCGGTGATCGATCTTCTCGATCTCGTGGCGGTTGAGCAGCATCTTGCGGCGGCGGCGGGTCTCGTGGTTGGTCCACGTGCCGTTGTCGTACTGCGGGATGTGCACCTGCAGCAGCCAAGCCTCGCCCCGGTCGATCTCACCGAAGCCGTCGACGAGCGAGGCACGGCCCTGGCGCAACGACTTCACCTCCGTGCCGGTCAGGACCAGACCGGCCTCGAAGGTGTCCTCGATGTGATAGTCGTGCCGCGCCTTCTTGTTCTGCGCGATCATCTTGCGACCGGTTTCCTTGGCCATCTGATCATTGTGTCAGGTGGGGCGAGTGTCAGGTCGGGGCGAGTGTCAGGTCAGCGCCGGTGACACGTCAGAACCAGTTCATCGGGTTCGTGGTCGAGCCATTGGCCAGCACCATGAAGTGCAGGTGGCACCCCGTGGAGTAGCCGGTGGTGCCCACGTAGCCGATGACCTCGCCACGCCTGACCTTCGAGCCGCTGCTGCGGGCGAACCGCGACAGGTGGTTGTAGGTCGTGATGACGCTCTTGCCACGCTTCACGCCGTTGTTGAGGATGACGCGGTTGCCGTAGGCGCTGTTGTAGTACTGCGACACGATCGTGCCGCCCGCGGGCGCGCGGATCGGGACACCGCAGCCCACGCCGAAGTCGGTCCCGTCGTGCAGCTTGTAGACGCCGGTGATCGGGTGGCGACGCATCCCGTAGGGCGAGGTGATCGGGCCGTTGACCGGGCGGCTCAGGGTGCCACCGGAGTCACCGGTGGTGCCGCCGCCGTTGTCACCGCCACCGCCGCCACCGCCGCCGCGGCGCTTCTTGCGGGCGCGCTCGGCGGCCTCGAGCTCCTTGCGGACGATCTCGGCCATCTGGCTCTCCAGGCGGAGGCGGTCGGCCTCGAGCTCCTGCTGGAGCCGCAGGTCCTCCGCGAGGGTGGCATCGGCGTTGCGCTTGGCGCCGGCGCGGGCCGACACGAGCTTCGCGACGGACGCGGCCTGGGCCTGGGCCTGGACCGTCAGTGCCTCCATCTGCACCACGACGGCCTCTGCCTGCTGCTTCTGGTCGGCGACCTGGTCGCGCAGGCGCTCGACCTGGTCGCGCTCGATGCCGAGCATGACCTCGGACGCGGCCAGCTCCTGCATGACCGCGACCTGGGCGTCGCCGATCGACGTCTTGGCGCTCATCTGCTCGGAGAACAGGCCGGGGTCGTTGCCGCGCAGCAGGTCACCGAAGGCCTTCAGCCCGGCGTCGCCGGCCATGACGGACTCCACGGCGAAGGACTCCACCGCTCCGCGCGACTGCTTGAGCTCGCGCTCGGCCTTCTCCAGGCGAGCTTCAGCGGCCGACAGCTGGGCCTCGGCCTTGTCGAGCTCGGCGCGCAGCCGGGCGTCCTCGGCCTGGGCGACCGCGAGCTTCCCGCGGGTCCGGCCGAGCTCGGACTCGGCGGCCGAAAGCTTCGTGTTGGCGTTGATGAGGGCGAGCTTCGCGTCACGCGCGGCCTTGGTGGACTCCTGGACCTCGTCCTTGGCGTCCTTCAGCTTCTTGTTGTTCTGGCGCTGCTCGCGCTTGATGTCGTCCTTCTCGCCGCCGAAGGTGGGCGCGCTGAAGCCGGCCACCAGCATGGCGCTGAGGGCGAGGGCGAGCAGCGGCTTGCGCAATCTCGTCATGTGCCTCGAATCCGGGGAAGTGTCCGTCAGGACGGAATCGTGCGATGTGACGCGAGTGACTCTACGCCTCAGGTTGAGAGTTTGGCGTGAGCCCGGGGCTCGCGCGTGTCACCGCGTCAGACGTCGAGGTACTTGCGCGTCATGACGAACGTGGGCACGAGCGCCAGCAGCAGGGCGAGGACCGTGGTCATGCCCATGACGAGGAAGGCGTCCTCCCAGCGGACCCACGTGGTGATCCTCCCGAGTGTGTCGCGCAGGTAGCCGTAGACGACGAAGTGCATGAACGCCGCCAGCCCGGCCGCCGCGAGGGCAGCAGAGATGAACGCCGCCACCAGCGACTCGAGCACGAACGGAGCCTGGATGTGCCAGCTCGAGGCGCCCACCAGGCGCATGATCCCGATCTCGCGGCGGCGGGCGAACGCCGTCATGCGGATCGTGTTCGAGACCTGCAGGATCGCCGCGATGATGAGCAGGCCGGCCGTGGCCAGCGCCGCCCACTGCATCTTGTCGAGCATCTCGAACAGCGGGCCCAGCAGGTCGCGCAGGGAGTTGACGTTGCCCACGCCGTCCATGCCCGAGACCTCGCTGACCACGCCGTCGAACTGCTGCGGGTCCTTCAGGGTGACGAAGTAGGACTCGGGGAACGAGTCGACGCCGAGGGTCTCCAGCTGCTTGCGGCCCGTGTCGGTCTGGCCGAGGAGCTCGCGCGCCTGGGCGTAGTTCTCCTGGGGGCTGCGGACCGTGTAGTCGCGGACCTCGGGGTTGTCGGTCAGCGCGGTCTGGACGGCCTGCTTCTGCTCGTCCGTGGCCGCGCCGCCGACGCACGTGGCCGCCGGGGAGTTCTTGGTGCACAGGTTGACCTGCAGCTGCAGCCGGTCGCCGAAGTACTGCTCGGTGCGCTCGGCCTGGGCCTGGATCAGCAGGCCGAGGGAGGCCAGCAGCAGCGACACGCTCATCGTGACGATCAGGGAGATCGTCATGGACGTGTTGCGGGTCAGGCTGGCGCGCAGCTCGTTGAGGATCGCTCGCATGGGTCTCAGTTCTCGTAGCCGTAGATGCCGCGGGCCTCGTCGCGCACGACGCGCCCCTCGTCGAGCTCGATGACGCGCTTGCGCATCTGGTCGACGATCGAGGAGTCGTGGGTGGCCATCAGGACCGTGGTGTCCTCGCGGTTGATCCGGTCGAGCAGCTTCATGATGCCGACACTGGTGCTGGGATCGAGGTTGCCGGTGGGCTCGTCGGCGATGAGGATCATCGGCCGGTTGACGTAGGCGCGCGCGATCGCGACACGCTGCTGCTCACCGCCGGACAGCTCGTCGGGACGGCGGTGACCCTTGCCGTCGAGGCCGACCAGGTCGAGCGTCTCGGGCACGAGCTTCTTGATCTCGTCGCGCGGCTTGCCGATGACCTCGAGGGCGTAGGCCACGTTCTCGAAGACGGTCTTGTTCGGCAGCAGGCGGAAGTCCTGGAACACCGTGCCGAGCTGGCGGCGCAGCTTGGGCACCTTCCAGCTGGACAGCTTGTTGATCTCCTTGCCCGCGACGTACACGTGGCCCGACGTGGGCCGCGCCTCACGCAGGATCAGGCGCAGGAAGGTCGACTTGCCCGAGCCGGACGCGCCGACGAGGAAGACGAACTCGCCCTTGGTGATCTCCAGGTCGAGTCGGTCGAGGGCTGCGCGCTTCTGGCCGGGGTAGGTCTTGGTGCCCTTGTCGAAGCGAATCCCCCGACCGAGTGTAGGTGTGGCACCTGAGGATTCGGGGACCCCGCCGCGCCGGTTCGCTGTGAAGGACGCCTCACCGGGCCGCCCCCGCCGAGCGGCGGGGCCGTGGCTCCGGCGGTTAGGGTGAAAGCCAGTCAGCACGCCGGGAGTTCAGATGAGTCTGCATGCGATCGAGGCCACCGCCTCGATGCTCGAGGCTCGTGGCACCGACCTCGACGACCTCGTCCGCGAGGCCGGCCGCGTCCGCGACGAAGGGCTCGCGAGGGCCGGTCGGCCGGGCGTCATCACGTGGTCGCGCAAGGTGTTCGTGCCGGTCACCACCCTGTGCCGCGACCGCTGCCACTACTGCGTCTTCGTCGACACCCCCGGCAAGCTCGAGCGCAAGGGCATCGCGCCGTACATGTCCGAGGAGCACGTGCTGGCCGTCGCCCACCAGGGCGCCGCGCTGGGCTGCAAGGAGGCGCTGCTGACCCTCGGCGACCGGCCCGAGGACCGCTGGGACGTCGCCCGCGAGTGGCTCGACGACCACGGCTTCGCCTCCACGCTGGAGTACATCGGGCACCTCGCCCGGCGGATCACCGCCGAGACCGGCCTGCTGGCGCACCTCAACCCCGGGGTGATGACGGCCGACGAGCTGCGCGCCCTGCGCCCCACCGCCCCGTCGATGGGCATGATGCTCGAGACCACCAGCCACCGGCTGTTCGCCGAGCCCGGGCAGGCGCACTTCGGCTCGCCCGACAAGGACCCCGCCCTGCGCCTGCAGGTGCTGGAGGATGCCGGACGCCAGCGGATCCCGTTCACCACGGGCCTGCTGGTGGGCATCGGCGAGACCCTGGAGGAGCGCTTCGACACGATCCTCGCGCTGCGCGGTCTGTCGGAGCGGCACGGCAACGTGCAGGAGGTGATCGTCCAGAACTTCCGCGCCAAGCCCGCCACCGCGATGCAGGGCGTCGCCGACGCCGAGACCGACGCCTACATCGCCGCCGTGGCCACCGCCCGGATCGTGCTCGGGCCCGACGCCCGCATCCAGGCGCCGCCGAACCTGTCCCACCCCGGCGAGCTCGCACGGCTCGTCGCGGCGGGCATCGACGACTGGGGCGGCGTCAGCCCGCTCACGGCCGACCACGTGAACCCCGAGCGCCCCTGGCCCCAGGTGGACCAGCTGGCCGAGCTCACTCGCGCCGCCGGCTACGAGCTGCGCGAGCGGCTCACGGTGCACCCGCACTACATCCGCGACCGCGACACCTGGATCGACCCGGCGCTCCACGCCCCCGTGCTCGCGCTCGCCGACGCCGACGGCATGGCGGCAGGGCGCGGCCCGGCACATTCTCGTGATCTCGATACACCCCCTCGTTCCTCGGGGGCACTCGATCGCCGCTCCCTGCTGGCGCGCGCCGCGAACGACCCGTCGGGGCTGAGCGACGACGAGTACGTCCGCCTCATGACCTCCACGGGCGGCGACCTCGACCGGCTCGCCGGCCTCGCCGACGAGCTGCGGCGCTCGGTGACCGGGGCCACCGTGTCGCTCGTGCAGAACCGCAACCTCGGGTCCGACCGGGTGACCGACCCCGACCTCGTGGCGCGGGTGGCCGCCGACGCGGTCGACCTCGGCGCCACCGAGCTGTGCATCCAGGGCACGGCGCCGGCCGACGCTCCCGCCGACGTCTACGAGCAGCTGCTGCGGGCCGCGCGCGCCGCCGCGCCGGGCCTGCACCTGCACACGTTCCGGCCCGCCGACGTCATCGACGGAGCGCGCCGCACCGGGCGCACCGTCACCGAGCAGTACGCCGCGCTCGCCGCGGCCGGGGCCGACACGGTGCCCGGCACAGGCGTCAAGGTGCTCGACGAGGCCCATCGCGCCCAGCACTTCGCTGCCGACCTCCCGGTCGACGAGTGGGAGCAGGCGATCCGCGCCGCCCACGGCCTGGGCCTGCACTCCACGTCGGTGCTGTTCTACGGACACGGCGAGACGCCGCTGCAGCGCGTGCGCCACTTGCGCCGCCTGCGGGAGATCCAGGCCGACACGGGCGGGTTCAACGAGCTCGTGCCGATGGCGTTCCCGGGCGGCGACCACTCCCCCGACCAGCACCGCGCCGTGCACGCCCTCGCCCGTCTCGTGCTGCACGGCAGCATCAGCCACGTGCAGGCCGCATGGACCCGTCTGGGCGTCGAGGGCGCCACCGAGGTGCTGCGCTCGGGCGCGGACGACCTCGGCGGCACGCTGTACGACGGACGCGTCGCGCCCGAGGCCGGCGTCGAGTACGGCCAGGAGCTCACCGTGCCGGCGGCGGAGCGCATCGCCCGCAGCCTCGGACGTCAGCTGCGGCTGCGCACCACGACGTACGGCGTGGCGTCATGACGCGCGTGCGCGTCGCGGTCGTCGGCGCGGGCTTCGCCGGGGTCGCGATGGCCCGCCGGCTCGCGGCGGCGGGTGAGTCCTTCGTCGTGCTCGAGCGACGACCCGGGATCGGCGGCACGTGGCACGACAACCGCTACCCGGGCGTGGCCTGCGACGTCCCCGCGCACCTCTACGGCTACTCCGACATCGCCCATCCGGGCTTCAGCCGCGTCTTCGCCCCGGGCGCCGAGATTCGCGAGTACCTCGAGGAGGCCGCCGCCCCCGTCGGTGACCGCATCATGCTGTCCACTCGCCTGGAGTCCGCCGCGTGGGACGGCGAGGGCTGGCGGCTCACCACCTCACGCGGCCCGGTGCAGGCCGAGGTCCTGGTCATGGCGGCGGGCCGGCTCACCGAGCCGCGGCTGCCCGAGGTGCCGGGAGCGTTCGACGGGCCGATCGTCCACACCGCCCGCTGGGACGACGACCTCGACCTCGAGGGCAAGCGGGTCGCCGTCGTCGGCACCGGCGCCTCGGGCATCCAGGTGATCCCGGAGCTGGCCCGGCAGGCCGAGTCCGTGGTGGTGCTCCAGCGCAGCGCGCCCTACATCCTGCCCAAGGGCGACCGGGCCTACGCCGACGCCGAGATCGCACTGTTCGAGCAGCAGCCCGAACGACTCGCCGACCTGCGCGGCGATCTCATGCGCGAGACCGAGGAGGTCTTCGATCAGCGCGCCGGCGACGGTCGCGCGCAGGCCCGCGCCCGCGCGCTCGACCACCTCGCCGGCCAGGTCCCCGACCCGGTCCTGCGCGACGCGCTGACGCCCGACCACGAGTTCGGCTGCAAGCGCGTCCTGTTCAGCGACGACTACTTCACCACCCTGCGGCTGCCCCACGTGAGGCTCGTCCCGAGCGCGCTCACCGCCTACGAGCCCGGCGCGGTCGTGGCGGCCGACGGGTCGCGCCACGATGTCGACGTGGTCGTGGCGGCCACCGGCTTCCACTCCACGCGCCAGCCCTACGCCGAGCTCGTCACGGGGCGCGACGGGATCTCGCTCGACCAGTACTGGTCCCAGGGCATGCGCGCGTACGCGTCCACCGTGGTGCACGGCTTCCCGAACCTGTTCGTCCTCGACGGCCCGAACGCGACGCTCGCCCACAACTCGGCCGTGCTGATGATCGAGGCGCAGGCCGACTACGCCGCCTCCGCGCTCCCCTGGACCAGCCACGGCCCGCTGGAGGTCTCGGTCGACGCCGAGCAGGACTACATCGATGAGATCCAGGAGCGCAGCGGCGTGTGGACCTCGGGCTGCAGCAACTGGTACGTCGACGAGCGCTCCGGGCGGCAGGTGCTGCTGTGGCCCGGCAAGGCGCAGGAGTTCCGCGACCGGTTCGGTTGGTTCGATCCCGCACCCTTCGGAATGGCCCACCAGGAGCCCTCGGAGTCCGCCGGTGCGTGACCGGCGTCGCCGGGCCTGGACCGTCGTCGTCCCGGTCAAGCCCGCCCACCTGGGCAAGTCGCGCCTCGACCTGCCGGGCGTCGACCGGATCGCCCTGGCGCGCGCCATCGCGCTCGACACGATCGAGGCGGCCGCGGCGGTGGCCCGCGTCGTGGTGGTCACCGCCGATCCCCACCTCGGGGCGCCCGACGTGGAGGTCGTGCTGGAGCCCGAGCCGCGGGGCATCGCCGCCGCGATCTCCGACGGGCTCCACGTCGCGCCGGCCGGCCATCGCGCCGTGCTGCTCGGGGACCTGCCCGGCCTGAGGCCCG from Aeromicrobium phoceense encodes:
- a CDS encoding flavin-containing monooxygenase, translating into MTRVRVAVVGAGFAGVAMARRLAAAGESFVVLERRPGIGGTWHDNRYPGVACDVPAHLYGYSDIAHPGFSRVFAPGAEIREYLEEAAAPVGDRIMLSTRLESAAWDGEGWRLTTSRGPVQAEVLVMAAGRLTEPRLPEVPGAFDGPIVHTARWDDDLDLEGKRVAVVGTGASGIQVIPELARQAESVVVLQRSAPYILPKGDRAYADAEIALFEQQPERLADLRGDLMRETEEVFDQRAGDGRAQARARALDHLAGQVPDPVLRDALTPDHEFGCKRVLFSDDYFTTLRLPHVRLVPSALTAYEPGAVVAADGSRHDVDVVVAATGFHSTRQPYAELVTGRDGISLDQYWSQGMRAYASTVVHGFPNLFVLDGPNATLAHNSAVLMIEAQADYAASALPWTSHGPLEVSVDAEQDYIDEIQERSGVWTSGCSNWYVDERSGRQVLLWPGKAQEFRDRFGWFDPAPFGMAHQEPSESAGA
- a CDS encoding NTP transferase domain-containing protein, which translates into the protein MRDRRRRAWTVVVPVKPAHLGKSRLDLPGVDRIALARAIALDTIEAAAAVARVVVVTADPHLGAPDVEVVLEPEPRGIAAAISDGLHVAPAGHRAVLLGDLPGLRPGDLAEALELAEDTRLGAVPDEERQGTTLVTAREGDLPSAFGPGSWQLHRAAGFVELPVPVSSTLRRDVDHADHLVGTLGPRTTAVLGRVL